CCTGGAAGAGCTGTTAATGAAGGTTAATGCGGATGCTAGAATCTAGACAGTGCATGGCGGCACGCTAAATTTTACAGACTTGGAAAAGGGGGGCATCTTTGTTTTGGAGATTCCACTTTCCTCTTCAGAAACACTGGTGGGCGGAAAACTATGAAAAAAATTGCTGCGTTGCTGGTAACGATTGTGTTCGCGGCTGTTGCCGTGTTCCTGATGCCCAGGCTTAGGGAGGAATTCTCTCCGGAGCCATTAGCGCCGTCGTCTCCACCAATGCGATTAGCCCGTTATTACTGGCCGGGCCAGTTTTGGAAGGAGATCGCCCAGGATCGCGGCTGGTTCGCCGAGGCGGGGCTCGCGGTGGAATTGGTCGACACTAACCCTGATTATTACGCCTCCCTTGATGCCATGGTGGCTGGGGCCTTGGATGAAAACGATTTTACTCTGTTTGATGCCGTTCACTACCAGGCCAAAGGTGCGGACCTGGTAATCATCCTCAACACTGCCAATTCCACAGGTGTCGACGGTATTGTTGGTCGGCGCGAGCTTAAGGGGATCGATGACTTGCGCGGCAGGACCATCGGCGTTAGCCGCAACACCTATCTGCAATACCTGCTGCAGGAGGTGTTGCTTCGCCACCGGCTCTCTCTGGAGGACGTCCGACTCCAGGACATGCCGACGGAAAAGGCGGTGGTCGCTTTTGCCGAAGGCTCGCTGGATGCCGTTGTCGCGTGGGAACCCTTGCTTGGCAAGGCCGCAGCTCAGGGCAACGGTCATCTGCTTTTCAACACCTCGAAAATGGTTAACTCGTTGCCCGGCGTTTCCGTGGTACGACGGCAATTCGTTGAGGAGCGGCCAGCCGATATCCAGCGTTTTGTGACGGTCTGGAAACGGACAGTATCCTACATGGAAGAGAACCCGGATGAGGCCTTTGGAATTATTGCCCAGCGCTACGGGGTTCCCCTCTCCGAGGTTTTGGCCCTGGTGAAGGCCAACCGAATAGCCGGGGTCAAGGAGAATAGAATTGCCTTTACCTATGCCTCTGGCCGGAGTTCGCTGCATGGCCTTGTTCTGCGGCTTGCTTCCTATCAACTGCAGCACAAGCTGATTGAAGTGCCGGTGGATGTTTTTTCCTTGATTGAACCCCGGTTCTTTCAGGAGGTGACACGGTGAAATTTTCAACCAGACTCAGTCTCTTTTTTATCCTGGCCGCGTCTCTGTTTGCGCCGATCCTGGGGCTTGCGGTTTATTACCCGGTGCGGACCCTTCTCCAGAAAGAGATTATCAGCCGTCAGGAGCGAGCGACTCAGCAGCTCATGGCGAATGTAGATCAGGCCCTCTTTCAGGTTTATGAAGATATTGAGATAGTGGCTGCAGAGGACCTTTTCGGCCAATGGTTGACTCTATCGGTCGCTGAAAGGGAACAGCGGCTTGGTGAAGCCCATCGGGTTGCCGCGGTGCTTGAGGAAAAACTGCAACTTACCGGACCCTGGGACTCCCTCTTTCTGGTAGATCTTCAGCGACGCATCGTCATTGCCACCGATCCTCGAGAACATGGTAAAAGCATCGACCTGGAACCTCTCGGGGCGGTGGCCTACGAGGTGGCGCTCTCCGGTAAAACATACTACTCCGATGTTGTCATCTCTGAGGATACCGGTTTGCCGACGGTGCTCTTCGCCGCTCCTCTGATTCGTCAGGAGGAGGTTGGTCAGCCAGTGGTCGGGGTGGTGATCGGCCACTTCGCTTGGTATTCCATCCTGCAGCTTTTCGATCGGGAAGATTCGGATCATCAGATCCATCTCTTCAACCGTGATGGCACTGTGATCGCCACTCGGACAGCAGAACGCCAGGCCGTACTCCATGAAGATCTCTCCCATCTCGAGCCGGTCAAGCGGCTTCAAGGGGGTGAACGTTCGGGCAGCGCCTTTTACATCGATTCCCATCAGCAGAATGAGGCTGTGCTCGCCTCCTTCTCCGCCCAGCAGGGGTATCTGGCATACGAAGGGAAGGGCTGGGGACTGCTCTGTGAAGTACCCCAGGCCAAGGTGCTTACTCCGGTCCGGCAGTTGGCCTGGGGTATTGTCACTCTGGTAACCGTTCTGCTACTGCTGGTGATGTTTGCCATTGTTGCCATCAGCAAGCAACTGACCCGGCCCATAGTCAGCTTGACTAAAATGGCGCAGCAGGTCGCTGCTGGTAACTTGGATCTGCGGACGCCGATTTCCAGGAGGTATGATGAGATTGGACTGTTGAGCACGGCCTTCAATTCGATGCTGGACGATCTTGAGAAGATCACAGTCTCCCGGGATTATGTGGAAAAAATCCGAGAGCAGATGGCTGAAGCCCAACGTATCGCCCATATTGGCAACTGGGAGTGGGATGTTGCCACGAACCTTCTCCATTGGTCTGATGAGGTGTACCGCATTTTCGGTCTTGCTCCCCA
This genomic stretch from Desulfobulbaceae bacterium harbors:
- a CDS encoding PAS domain S-box protein; the protein is MKFSTRLSLFFILAASLFAPILGLAVYYPVRTLLQKEIISRQERATQQLMANVDQALFQVYEDIEIVAAEDLFGQWLTLSVAEREQRLGEAHRVAAVLEEKLQLTGPWDSLFLVDLQRRIVIATDPREHGKSIDLEPLGAVAYEVALSGKTYYSDVVISEDTGLPTVLFAAPLIRQEEVGQPVVGVVIGHFAWYSILQLFDREDSDHQIHLFNRDGTVIATRTAERQAVLHEDLSHLEPVKRLQGGERSGSAFYIDSHQQNEAVLASFSAQQGYLAYEGKGWGLLCEVPQAKVLTPVRQLAWGIVTLVTVLLLLVMFAIVAISKQLTRPIVSLTKMAQQVAAGNLDLRTPISRRYDEIGLLSTAFNSMLDDLEKITVSRDYVEKIREQMAEAQRIAHIGNWEWDVATNLLHWSDEVYRIFGLAPHDFEATYEAFIARVHPDDREEVKAAVTKALLDGRPYSIEHRILRSDGSVRVVHELAETVLDEAGNLLRMIGTVHDISVRKEAEKQLRASEEFIREILDTLDFSVAVLDRTGVIIAVNEPWRFFARQNGGAEGLGVGSSYLAACLRSSEDEIARQVAVGLQSVLDGKESHFQIEYPCDSPTEKRWFLLHAVAFSSRRGGLIVSHLNITGRREAEEQLQHYSKSLEEMVLTRTEELEQKKVEAELANRAKSQFLANMSHELKTPLNAIIGFSDLLLKGVVGELAEQQRDFLADIRNSGGRLAELVEDMLDVAAIDTERKPLTLVPLDLSGLLQSMLVDIREKYRDKDLQT